One stretch of Saccharopolyspora erythraea DNA includes these proteins:
- a CDS encoding ATP-dependent Clp protease ATP-binding subunit, translating to MSVPSSFSSHDPFAELLNRFLGIAPTASPPAVQRVPIGRLLTEAGTQLISAAAERAKQDGSSDLDTEHLLWAATQIEPARGLLIRAGAEPDHLADRIAEILPGASSQPSASPGLTPSAKRALIRAHVRSRAAGVSYIGPEHILGALLDDPDAAAVKLLRAQEINTEKLRDRVDGAASAEGIPATAGPSDTPTLDDHGRDLTEQARSGRLDIVVGRGEEIEQTIEILSRRSKNNPVLIGEPGVGKTAIVEGIAQRIVAGDVPETLAGKRVVALDLTGLVAGSKYRGEFEERLKKVIDEVREAEGRVVLFIDELHGVVGAGGGEGGMDAGNILKPALARGELHVVGATTVDEYRRYVESDGALERRFQPVMIPEPSVEETVQILEGLRDSYEAHHGVRFTDEALTAAAVLSDRYVSDRFLPDKAIDLVDQTGARVRLRSMRRSTGVRERQDRLAKLRREKDQAVSGERYERAARLKHDIEVVEGELAGISERREGVCDVTGHDIAEVLSRRTGIPVAQLTESEKERLLKLEEALHERVVGQEEAVTAVAEAVRRSLAGMGDPDRPVGSFLFLGPTGVGKTELAKALAGLLFGDEDRLVRFDMSEFQERHAVSRLVGAPPGYVGHEEAGQLTERVRRQPYSVLLFDEVEKAHQDVFNALLQVLDDGRLTDAQGRTVDFRNTVVIMTSNIGAKRILAHRGSVETIRDELMQDLHSRFQPEFLNRVDEIIIFHGLAREHLTGIVALLLDRSRRLLRAQEVDLEVTDGAKRWLVDRGHHPEFGARPLRRTIQAELDNRISHLLLKGDVEPGDTIVAVEEDGELVCTLARPSRDG from the coding sequence ATGAGCGTTCCCTCCTCCTTCAGTTCCCACGACCCGTTCGCCGAGCTGCTCAACCGGTTCCTCGGCATCGCGCCGACGGCCTCGCCGCCCGCCGTGCAGCGGGTGCCGATCGGCAGGCTGCTCACCGAGGCGGGCACCCAGCTGATCTCCGCGGCCGCCGAGCGGGCCAAGCAGGACGGCAGCTCCGACCTCGACACCGAGCACCTGCTGTGGGCGGCCACCCAGATCGAGCCGGCGCGCGGCCTGCTCATCCGGGCCGGAGCCGAACCGGACCACCTGGCCGACCGCATCGCCGAGATCCTGCCGGGTGCCAGCAGCCAGCCCTCGGCCAGCCCGGGGCTCACGCCCTCGGCCAAACGCGCCCTGATCCGGGCGCACGTGCGCTCGCGCGCGGCGGGCGTGTCCTACATCGGTCCCGAGCACATCCTCGGAGCGCTGCTCGACGACCCGGACGCCGCCGCCGTCAAGCTGCTGCGCGCCCAGGAGATCAACACCGAAAAGCTGCGCGACCGCGTGGACGGCGCCGCGAGCGCGGAGGGCATCCCGGCGACAGCCGGGCCGAGCGACACTCCGACGCTCGACGACCACGGCCGCGACCTGACCGAGCAGGCGCGGTCCGGGCGGCTCGACATCGTCGTCGGCCGGGGTGAGGAGATCGAGCAGACCATCGAGATCCTCTCTCGCCGCTCCAAGAACAACCCGGTGCTCATCGGTGAGCCGGGTGTCGGCAAGACCGCCATCGTCGAGGGCATCGCGCAGCGCATCGTGGCCGGGGACGTCCCTGAGACGCTGGCGGGAAAGCGGGTGGTCGCGCTCGACCTCACCGGCCTGGTGGCCGGTTCGAAGTACCGGGGCGAGTTCGAGGAGCGGCTGAAGAAGGTCATCGACGAGGTCCGCGAGGCCGAGGGCCGGGTGGTCCTGTTCATCGACGAGCTGCACGGCGTCGTCGGAGCCGGGGGCGGCGAGGGCGGCATGGACGCGGGCAACATCCTCAAGCCCGCGCTGGCCAGGGGCGAGCTGCACGTCGTCGGCGCGACCACGGTCGACGAGTACCGCAGGTACGTGGAGTCCGACGGGGCGCTGGAGCGGCGCTTCCAGCCGGTCATGATCCCGGAGCCGTCGGTCGAGGAGACCGTCCAGATCCTGGAGGGCCTGCGCGACTCCTACGAGGCGCACCACGGGGTCCGCTTCACCGACGAGGCGCTGACCGCGGCCGCGGTGCTCTCCGACCGCTACGTCAGCGACCGCTTCCTGCCGGACAAGGCCATCGACCTGGTCGACCAGACCGGTGCTCGCGTGCGGTTGCGCTCGATGCGCCGCAGCACCGGCGTCCGGGAGCGCCAGGACCGCCTCGCCAAGCTGCGCAGGGAGAAGGACCAGGCGGTCAGCGGCGAGCGCTATGAACGCGCGGCCCGGCTCAAGCACGACATCGAGGTCGTCGAGGGCGAGCTGGCCGGGATCTCCGAGCGCCGGGAGGGCGTCTGCGACGTCACCGGCCACGACATCGCCGAGGTGCTGTCGCGGCGGACCGGCATCCCGGTCGCCCAGCTCACCGAGAGCGAGAAGGAGCGGCTGCTGAAGCTCGAGGAGGCCCTGCACGAACGGGTCGTCGGGCAGGAGGAGGCGGTCACCGCGGTCGCAGAGGCGGTGCGGCGCAGCCTTGCCGGGATGGGTGATCCGGATCGCCCGGTCGGGTCCTTCCTGTTCCTCGGCCCCACCGGCGTCGGCAAGACCGAGCTGGCGAAGGCGCTGGCGGGGCTGCTCTTCGGCGACGAGGACCGGTTGGTGCGCTTCGACATGAGCGAGTTCCAGGAGCGCCACGCGGTGTCACGGCTCGTCGGAGCCCCGCCGGGCTACGTCGGTCACGAGGAGGCCGGGCAGCTCACCGAGAGGGTGCGGCGCCAGCCCTACAGCGTGCTGCTGTTCGACGAGGTCGAGAAGGCGCACCAGGACGTCTTCAACGCGCTGCTCCAGGTCCTCGACGACGGGCGGCTGACCGACGCGCAGGGCCGCACCGTCGACTTCCGCAACACCGTGGTGATCATGACCAGCAACATCGGCGCGAAGCGCATCCTGGCCCACCGCGGTTCGGTGGAGACCATCCGGGACGAGCTGATGCAGGACCTGCACAGCCGCTTCCAGCCCGAGTTCCTGAACCGGGTCGACGAGATCATCATCTTCCACGGGCTCGCCCGGGAGCACCTGACGGGCATCGTCGCCCTGCTGCTGGACCGCAGCAGGCGGCTGCTCCGCGCGCAGGAGGTCGACCTGGAGGTCACCGACGGTGCGAAGCGGTGGCTGGTCGACCGGGGCCACCACCCGGAGTTCGGCGCCCGCCCGCTG
- a CDS encoding lysophospholipid acyltransferase family protein: protein MAEARVIPLRASERRSASGAAARRAPAGGGRAGSDRSKGSSARAEAPADAAPDEQAGDVAPDLVDGRPPEGGPGRAGSAGVPGAGSGTAGGGADWEDVLADALAFTRRRLLGDYKVDEFGFDEELTDQVFMPPLRPFYEKWFRVEATGLHNVPDDSGALVVANHSGTLPWDAMMTTLALRDHHPAGRHLRMLGADLVFRLPVVGAMARKAGHTLACNPDAERLLSGGELVGVWPEGFKGIGKPFRDRYKLQRFGRGGFVSAALRTGAPIVPCSIVGAEEIYPKLADIRPLARLLGLPYFPVTPFFPHLGPLGAVPLPSKWYIEFGEPIETGGYPDGAADDPMLVFGLSDQVRETIQQTLYRLLSQRRNVFLG, encoded by the coding sequence ATGGCGGAAGCACGGGTGATCCCGCTGCGCGCGTCGGAGCGGAGGTCCGCGTCCGGCGCCGCGGCACGACGCGCGCCGGCCGGCGGCGGGCGCGCCGGCTCGGACCGGTCGAAGGGCTCGTCCGCGCGGGCCGAGGCCCCTGCGGACGCGGCACCCGACGAGCAGGCGGGCGACGTCGCGCCGGACCTCGTCGATGGCCGACCGCCGGAGGGCGGACCAGGGCGGGCCGGTTCCGCTGGTGTCCCCGGCGCGGGCTCCGGTACGGCAGGAGGCGGCGCCGACTGGGAGGACGTGCTGGCCGACGCGCTGGCGTTCACCCGGCGCAGGCTGCTCGGCGACTACAAGGTCGACGAGTTCGGCTTCGACGAGGAGCTGACCGACCAGGTCTTCATGCCCCCGCTGCGGCCGTTCTACGAGAAGTGGTTCCGGGTCGAGGCGACGGGCCTGCACAACGTTCCCGACGACTCCGGCGCGCTGGTCGTGGCCAACCACTCCGGGACGCTGCCGTGGGACGCGATGATGACCACGCTGGCGCTGCGCGACCACCACCCTGCGGGCCGCCACCTGCGGATGCTCGGCGCCGACCTGGTGTTCCGGCTGCCGGTCGTCGGCGCGATGGCCAGGAAGGCCGGGCACACGCTGGCGTGCAACCCCGACGCCGAGCGGCTGCTCAGCGGCGGCGAGCTGGTCGGGGTGTGGCCGGAGGGCTTCAAGGGCATCGGCAAGCCGTTCCGCGACCGCTACAAGCTCCAGCGCTTCGGCCGCGGCGGTTTCGTGTCGGCGGCGCTGCGCACCGGCGCGCCGATCGTGCCTTGCTCGATCGTGGGTGCCGAGGAGATCTACCCGAAGCTCGCCGACATCAGGCCGCTGGCCAGGCTGCTCGGGCTGCCGTACTTCCCGGTGACGCCGTTCTTCCCGCACCTCGGGCCGCTCGGGGCGGTCCCGCTGCCGTCGAAGTGGTACATCGAGTTCGGCGAGCCGATCGAGACCGGCGGTTACCCGGACGGCGCGGCGGACGACCCGATGCTGGTGTTCGGCCTGTCCGACCAGGTGCGCGAGACCATCCAGCAGACCCTCTACCGGCTGCTCTCGCAGCGCCGGAACGTCTTCCTGGGCTGA
- a CDS encoding NAD-dependent epimerase/dehydratase family protein, producing the protein MPNVVLVTGVSRFLGGHLAARLAANPAVERVLGVDTTQPGRELLRRMGRTEFVRADIRNPLIAKVIATAKVDTVVHASVNSHPSPGGRATMKEMNVIGTMQLLAACQKSPLVRKVVVRSTSAVYGSSPRDPAVFTEDMEPKDLPTSGYAKDAVEIEGYVRGFGRRRPDVGITTLRFTNLIGPRIDAVLTRYFELPVVPTVFGFDARLQLLHSEDALAVLEQATMEDSPGAFNVAGDGVLMLSQAIRRAGRIAMPVPSMALSPVSRFFRSTRLVDFSPEQLRYLNFGRVVDTTRLRERFAFTPRWTTQQAFDDFVRGRDLRPVIAPERVRSVERGIGDVIARLR; encoded by the coding sequence GTGCCCAACGTCGTCCTGGTCACGGGGGTCAGCCGGTTCCTGGGCGGACACCTCGCCGCGCGCCTTGCCGCCAATCCGGCCGTGGAGCGCGTCCTGGGCGTCGACACCACCCAGCCCGGCCGCGAGCTGCTCCGCCGGATGGGCCGCACGGAGTTCGTGCGCGCCGACATCCGCAACCCGCTGATCGCCAAGGTGATCGCGACCGCCAAGGTCGACACCGTCGTGCACGCCTCGGTGAACTCGCATCCGAGTCCCGGCGGGCGGGCCACGATGAAGGAAATGAACGTCATCGGCACCATGCAGCTGCTGGCGGCCTGCCAGAAGTCGCCGCTGGTGCGCAAGGTCGTGGTCCGCTCGACCAGCGCCGTGTACGGGTCGAGCCCGCGCGACCCCGCGGTGTTCACCGAGGACATGGAGCCGAAGGACCTGCCGACCTCCGGCTACGCCAAGGACGCCGTCGAGATCGAGGGCTACGTCCGCGGCTTCGGCCGCAGGCGCCCGGACGTCGGCATCACCACGCTGCGCTTCACCAACCTGATCGGCCCGCGCATCGACGCGGTGCTGACCCGCTACTTCGAGCTGCCGGTCGTGCCGACCGTGTTCGGGTTCGACGCGCGGCTGCAACTGCTGCACTCCGAGGACGCGCTGGCCGTGCTGGAGCAGGCGACGATGGAGGATTCCCCAGGGGCCTTCAACGTCGCGGGCGACGGGGTGCTGATGCTCTCGCAGGCGATCCGGCGGGCCGGGCGGATCGCGATGCCGGTGCCCAGCATGGCGCTGTCGCCGGTGAGCCGCTTCTTCCGCAGCACCCGTTTGGTGGACTTCTCCCCCGAGCAGTTGCGGTATCTGAACTTCGGCCGCGTCGTGGACACGACGCGGTTGCGCGAGCGGTTCGCGTTCACCCCGCGGTGGACGACCCAGCAGGCGTTCGACGACTTCGTGCGCGGGCGCGACCTGCGGCCGGTGATCGCTCCGGAGCGGGTGCGGTCGGTCGAGCGCGGGATCGGCGACGTGATCGCGCGACTGCGTTGA
- a CDS encoding 30S ribosomal protein bS22, whose translation MGSVIKKRRKRMSKKKHRKLLRRTRVQRRKLGK comes from the coding sequence ATGGGCTCGGTCATCAAGAAGCGCCGCAAGCGCATGTCCAAGAAGAAGCACCGCAAGCTTCTCCGCAGGACCCGCGTCCAGCGTCGCAAGTTGGGCAAGTGA
- a CDS encoding helix-turn-helix domain-containing protein — protein MSANSEPSQQSPPGIGEVRFLTVAEVAKLMRVSKMTVYRLVHAGELPAARVGRSFRVAEKDVHAYLEHAYYNAG, from the coding sequence ATGTCCGCGAACTCCGAACCCAGCCAGCAGTCCCCTCCCGGCATCGGCGAGGTGCGGTTCCTCACCGTCGCCGAGGTGGCGAAGCTGATGCGAGTGTCGAAGATGACCGTGTACCGCCTGGTGCACGCAGGCGAACTGCCCGCCGCCCGTGTCGGGCGCTCCTTCCGCGTCGCGGAGAAGGACGTGCACGCCTACCTGGAGCACGCCTACTACAACGCGGGTTGA
- the proC gene encoding pyrroline-5-carboxylate reductase: MTTIAVLGAGKIGESLMSGLLHAGRSPEDLLFTERYPVRAQELTAKYGVEHVDVAGAVRRADVIVVAVKPQDIEPLLDEMAADLPPGKLVVSLCAGLPTALFERRLPEGTRVVRVMPNTPMLVGEAMSAISGGEHAEDEHLRLVEELLGSVGKVVRVPESQQDAVTALSGSGPAYFFYLVEAMIDAGILLGIPRAVAADLIVQSAVGAAAMLRSDEGHPVMLREAVTSPAGTTIAGIRELEKHGVRAALIDAIEAAKERSVELGRAHRED; this comes from the coding sequence ATGACGACCATCGCGGTACTCGGAGCGGGCAAGATCGGTGAGTCCCTGATGTCGGGGCTGCTGCACGCCGGGAGGTCCCCGGAGGACCTGCTGTTCACCGAGCGCTACCCGGTGCGGGCGCAGGAGCTGACCGCGAAGTACGGCGTCGAGCACGTCGACGTGGCCGGAGCGGTGCGCCGGGCGGACGTCATCGTGGTCGCGGTCAAGCCGCAGGACATCGAGCCCCTGCTGGACGAGATGGCCGCCGACCTGCCGCCGGGCAAGCTGGTGGTGTCGCTGTGCGCGGGCCTGCCGACCGCGCTGTTCGAACGCAGGCTGCCCGAGGGCACCCGGGTCGTGCGGGTCATGCCGAACACGCCGATGCTCGTCGGCGAGGCGATGAGCGCGATCTCCGGCGGCGAGCACGCCGAGGACGAGCACCTGCGGCTGGTCGAGGAGCTGCTGGGCAGCGTCGGCAAGGTCGTGCGGGTGCCCGAGAGCCAGCAGGACGCGGTCACCGCGCTCTCCGGATCGGGCCCGGCGTACTTCTTCTACCTGGTCGAGGCCATGATCGACGCCGGGATCCTGCTCGGCATCCCGCGCGCGGTGGCCGCCGACCTGATCGTGCAGTCCGCGGTCGGCGCGGCGGCGATGCTGCGCTCCGACGAGGGGCACCCGGTGATGCTGCGGGAGGCGGTCACGTCCCCGGCGGGCACCACCATCGCCGGCATCCGGGAGCTGGAGAAGCACGGCGTCCGGGCTGCGCTGATCGACGCGATCGAGGCGGCCAAGGAGCGCTCGGTGGAGCTGGGCCGCGCCCACCGCGAGGACTGA
- a CDS encoding long-chain fatty acid--CoA ligase, protein MFSTMQDGTLTTARILAQGSGPHGTAEVVTWTGDGARRSAYAEVGRRVARLAGALRALGVTGDQRVGTFMWNNTEHLEAYFAVPSMGAVLHTLNIRLFPEQIVYVADHAEDRVVIVDSTLLPLFAKILPQLGTVRHVVVAGGGSLEAPEGVEVHDYEELLAAQPDEFDWPELDERSAAAMCYTSGTTGNPKGVVYSHRSIYLHSMQVCMTDGMALSQADRALAVVPMFHAMSWGLPYAAFLVGASLIMPDRFLQPEPLTHVIAAERPTFAAAVPTIWQGVLQHLEQDPQDMSSLREVVVGGSACPPSLMRAFHDRYGIPVLHAWGMTETSPLGSVARPPAGATGDELWAYRSSQGRIPAGVEARLVGDDGSVLPWDGASVGELQVRGPWIAGAYHQEDDPEKFHDGWLRTGDVGHISHDGFLRLTDRAKDVIKSGGEWISSVELENHVMSHPAVAEAVVIGVPDEKWDERPLVAVVLRDGQRATAEELSEFLAGRVAKWQLPEHWTFVAETPKTSVGKFDKKRLRQQHSQGELDVQTLG, encoded by the coding sequence ATGTTCAGCACGATGCAGGATGGCACCCTCACGACCGCCCGGATACTCGCCCAGGGCAGCGGACCGCACGGGACGGCCGAGGTCGTGACCTGGACCGGCGACGGTGCGCGGCGATCGGCCTACGCCGAGGTGGGGCGGAGGGTCGCGCGGCTGGCCGGCGCGCTGCGCGCGCTCGGCGTGACCGGCGACCAGCGGGTCGGCACGTTCATGTGGAACAACACGGAGCACCTGGAGGCCTACTTCGCGGTGCCGTCGATGGGCGCGGTGCTGCACACGCTGAACATCCGGCTCTTCCCCGAGCAGATCGTCTACGTCGCCGACCACGCCGAGGACCGGGTGGTCATCGTCGACTCGACGCTGCTGCCGCTGTTCGCCAAGATCCTCCCCCAGCTCGGCACCGTCCGGCACGTCGTCGTGGCAGGCGGCGGATCGTTGGAGGCTCCCGAGGGCGTCGAGGTGCACGACTACGAGGAGCTGCTGGCGGCGCAGCCGGACGAGTTCGACTGGCCGGAGCTGGACGAGCGCTCGGCGGCGGCGATGTGCTACACGTCCGGCACCACCGGCAACCCGAAGGGCGTGGTGTACTCGCACCGCTCCATCTACCTGCACTCGATGCAGGTGTGCATGACCGACGGGATGGCGCTGTCGCAGGCCGACCGCGCGCTGGCGGTGGTGCCGATGTTCCACGCGATGTCGTGGGGCCTGCCCTACGCCGCGTTCCTGGTCGGGGCGTCGCTGATCATGCCGGACCGCTTCCTCCAGCCGGAGCCGCTGACCCACGTGATCGCCGCGGAGCGGCCGACGTTCGCCGCGGCGGTTCCGACGATCTGGCAAGGGGTGCTGCAACACCTCGAACAGGACCCGCAGGACATGTCGTCGCTGCGCGAGGTCGTCGTCGGCGGCTCGGCCTGCCCGCCGTCGCTGATGCGGGCCTTCCACGACCGCTACGGAATCCCGGTGCTGCACGCCTGGGGAATGACCGAGACCTCGCCGCTGGGCAGCGTCGCCCGGCCCCCGGCGGGGGCGACCGGTGACGAGCTGTGGGCCTACCGCTCCAGCCAGGGGCGCATCCCCGCCGGGGTGGAGGCGCGGCTGGTCGGCGACGACGGCTCGGTGCTGCCGTGGGACGGCGCCAGCGTCGGCGAGCTCCAGGTGCGCGGGCCGTGGATCGCCGGGGCCTACCACCAGGAGGACGACCCCGAGAAGTTCCACGACGGCTGGCTGCGCACCGGAGATGTCGGGCACATCTCCCACGACGGGTTCCTGCGCCTGACCGACCGCGCGAAGGACGTCATCAAGTCCGGTGGCGAGTGGATCTCGTCGGTGGAGCTGGAGAACCACGTGATGTCGCACCCGGCGGTCGCCGAGGCCGTGGTCATCGGCGTGCCGGACGAGAAGTGGGACGAACGGCCGCTGGTCGCCGTGGTGCTCCGGGACGGCCAGCGGGCCACCGCCGAGGAGCTCAGCGAGTTCCTGGCGGGCAGGGTGGCCAAGTGGCAGCTGCCGGAGCACTGGACCTTCGTCGCCGAGACCCCGAAGACCAGCGTCGGCAAGTTCGACAAGAAGCGCCTGCGCCAGCAGCACTCGCAGGGCGAGCTCGACGTGCAGACGCTCGGCTGA
- a CDS encoding thioesterase family protein, translating into MTDLPDLFTAATAVRSLGDGSFVADLHPDWSVGDRPHGGYLLAMIARAATEGTDLSPLAVSAQFLRAPKTGPVLVRSETLKTGRTVTVRRTTLEQRGQVCVDTTVTLGQVPVEEPAWSDVPDMPVNPPAEALDLSTSDAVKFYNLARTCDVRLDRASAGFLDGDVDQPPRLRLWAKPRGAQPDVLFSLVAGDLTMPVTFNMGRFGWSPTVQLTALLRARPANGWLRLVVDCRSVHGRWFDEDTTVVDSTGRVVCQARQLAISA; encoded by the coding sequence GTGACCGACCTGCCCGACCTCTTCACCGCGGCCACCGCTGTTCGTTCTCTGGGGGACGGCAGTTTCGTCGCCGATCTGCACCCGGACTGGTCAGTCGGAGACCGCCCGCACGGCGGCTACCTGCTGGCGATGATCGCCAGGGCGGCCACCGAGGGCACCGACCTGAGCCCGCTCGCCGTCAGCGCGCAGTTCCTCCGCGCGCCGAAGACCGGGCCGGTCCTGGTCCGCAGCGAGACGCTGAAGACCGGCCGCACCGTCACGGTCCGCCGCACCACGCTGGAGCAGCGGGGGCAGGTCTGCGTCGACACGACCGTCACCCTCGGCCAGGTCCCGGTCGAGGAACCGGCGTGGTCCGACGTCCCGGACATGCCCGTGAACCCACCCGCGGAGGCACTGGACCTGTCCACCTCCGACGCGGTGAAGTTCTACAACCTCGCCCGCACCTGCGACGTCCGCCTCGACCGCGCGAGCGCCGGGTTCCTGGACGGCGACGTGGACCAGCCGCCGAGGCTGCGGCTGTGGGCGAAACCGCGCGGGGCGCAGCCCGACGTGCTGTTCAGCCTGGTCGCGGGTGACCTGACGATGCCGGTGACGTTCAACATGGGCCGCTTCGGCTGGTCGCCCACGGTGCAGCTGACGGCCCTGCTGCGGGCCCGGCCGGCCAACGGCTGGCTGCGCCTGGTCGTCGACTGCAGGTCCGTGCACGGCCGCTGGTTCGACGAGGACACCACGGTCGTCGACTCGACCGGCCGCGTCGTCTGCCAGGCCCGCCAGCTCGCGATCAGCGCCTGA
- a CDS encoding sugar phosphate isomerase/epimerase family protein, whose amino-acid sequence MTSERVPERTDETHETHIPVGLSSASVWPQPARAAFEMAADLGFDGVEVMVWADAVSQDVAALHRLADRHGVPILAVHAPCLLITQRVWSPEPEERLRRSVVAASDLGASTVVVHPPFRWQRRYAERFSDLVAELEEASGIRVAVENMFPVRPPNTWKRLRGGKASGLSAFKPSPDPTDVGYNSYTLDLSHAAAAHVDAIELLKRMKDRLAHVHLADGTGAPRDEHLLPGQGTQPCAEVCEALAADGFDGSVVLEINTRKARSAKQRAALLAEALLFARLHLEPVSS is encoded by the coding sequence ATGACATCGGAACGAGTCCCCGAACGCACAGACGAAACGCACGAGACGCACATACCGGTCGGGCTCTCGAGCGCGTCGGTGTGGCCCCAGCCTGCCCGGGCCGCCTTCGAGATGGCCGCGGACCTGGGTTTCGACGGTGTCGAGGTGATGGTCTGGGCCGACGCCGTCAGCCAGGACGTCGCCGCGCTGCACCGGTTGGCCGACCGCCACGGCGTGCCCATCCTCGCGGTGCACGCGCCCTGCCTGCTGATCACGCAGCGGGTGTGGTCGCCGGAGCCGGAGGAGCGGCTGCGGCGCTCGGTGGTGGCCGCCAGCGACCTGGGCGCGTCGACCGTGGTGGTGCACCCGCCGTTCCGCTGGCAGCGCCGCTACGCCGAGCGCTTCAGCGACCTGGTGGCGGAGCTGGAGGAGGCCAGCGGCATCCGGGTCGCGGTGGAGAACATGTTCCCGGTGCGCCCGCCCAACACGTGGAAGCGGCTGCGCGGCGGCAAGGCGTCGGGCCTGTCGGCGTTCAAGCCGTCGCCGGACCCGACCGACGTCGGCTACAACAGCTACACGCTCGACCTCTCGCACGCCGCCGCAGCGCACGTCGATGCCATCGAGCTGCTGAAGCGGATGAAGGACCGCCTGGCCCACGTGCACCTCGCCGACGGCACCGGCGCGCCGCGCGACGAGCACCTGCTCCCCGGGCAGGGCACGCAGCCGTGCGCCGAGGTGTGCGAGGCGCTGGCCGCCGACGGCTTCGACGGCTCGGTGGTGCTGGAGATCAACACCCGCAAGGCCCGCAGCGCCAAGCAGCGCGCGGCCCTGCTGGCCGAGGCTCTGCTGTTCGCCCGGCTGCACCTGGAACCGGTGAGCTCCTGA
- a CDS encoding Ppx/GppA phosphatase family protein, with protein MRLGVLDVGSNTVHLLVVDAHRGAHPTPMTSDKTVLRLAERIGEDGHLGPEDADELVRTVARAQDAAVAAGCEELMAFATSAIRDADNATEVLEMVRDQTGVDLEVLPGEEEARFTFLAARRWYGWSAGNLLLLDIGGGSLEMAMGIDEQPDLAVSLPLGAGRLARTVLHDPPSRQEVEDLREWLEDELAGTAKRFRKLGRPDRVVASSKTFRSLARLTGAAPSSAGPRVPRRLTDTGLRQLLSFITRMSSADLATLDGVSGARAHQLVSGGLVAEAAMRALSLRELDICPWALREGVILRRLDHTNGNGHTAIQARAAIGSGQSGPQQDAQRVTGRKAQHGARWNR; from the coding sequence ATGCGCCTAGGGGTGCTCGACGTCGGATCCAACACCGTCCACCTGCTCGTGGTGGACGCGCACCGTGGTGCCCACCCGACGCCCATGACATCGGACAAGACCGTGCTGCGCCTGGCCGAGCGGATCGGCGAGGACGGCCACCTCGGTCCCGAGGACGCCGACGAGCTCGTCCGCACCGTCGCGCGGGCCCAGGACGCCGCCGTCGCGGCCGGGTGCGAGGAGCTGATGGCCTTCGCCACCTCCGCGATCCGCGACGCCGACAACGCCACCGAGGTGCTGGAGATGGTCCGGGACCAGACCGGTGTCGACCTCGAGGTGCTGCCCGGTGAGGAGGAGGCCCGCTTCACCTTCCTCGCCGCCCGCCGCTGGTACGGCTGGTCGGCCGGCAACCTGCTGCTGCTCGACATCGGCGGCGGCTCCCTGGAGATGGCGATGGGCATCGACGAACAACCCGACCTGGCGGTGTCGTTGCCGCTGGGCGCGGGGCGTCTCGCGCGCACCGTGCTGCACGACCCGCCGAGCCGGCAGGAGGTCGAGGACCTGCGGGAATGGCTGGAAGACGAGCTGGCGGGCACCGCCAAGCGGTTCCGCAAGCTCGGCAGGCCCGACCGGGTGGTGGCCAGCTCCAAGACGTTCCGGTCACTGGCCCGGCTGACCGGCGCCGCACCGTCCTCGGCGGGCCCGCGGGTGCCGCGCAGGCTGACCGACACCGGCCTGCGCCAGCTCCTGTCCTTCATCACCCGGATGTCGTCGGCCGACCTCGCGACCCTGGACGGGGTCAGCGGCGCCCGCGCTCACCAGCTGGTCAGCGGCGGGCTGGTCGCCGAGGCCGCGATGCGGGCGCTGTCACTCCGGGAACTCGACATCTGCCCGTGGGCGTTGCGGGAAGGAGTGATCCTGCGTCGACTGGACCACACCAACGGCAACGGCCACACTGCCATCCAGGCCCGGGCCGCGATCGGGTCCGGGCAGTCGGGGCCCCAGCAGGACGCGCAGCGAGTAACTGGACGGAAGGCTCAGCACGGGGCACGGTGGAATCGATGA